A stretch of the Acyrthosiphon pisum isolate AL4f chromosome A2, pea_aphid_22Mar2018_4r6ur, whole genome shotgun sequence genome encodes the following:
- the LOC100161661 gene encoding kinesin-like protein KIF3A isoform X2 gives MQLFLCKIQTHHMLVLQRLSCSIWFLIPIRNKFLVSVSYFEIYNEGVYDLLSKHVSTELEVKERPDVGVYVKDLSTYVVNNADDMHQLLMTGNKNRATAATAMNSESSRSHAIFSITIETSRPDVTGEYHVKVGRLRLVDLAGSERQSKTGALGIRFKEATKINLSLSTLGNVISALVDGKSTHIPYRNSKLTRILQDSLGGNSKTVMCATVGPAGFNYDETISTLRYANRAKNIQNTSKANEDPKEALLRQFQMEIEALKKQIDDSSKGLSEADDDGEEEGEEEGLVVGASEEVANAVQSKREELDAARQEMIRLKEKLENMEKKIIVGGENLLEKSVAQEKLLEDSAKELLDRKSRQMNLNMRLQEVQAEKMDTEDKYSGLQERSGALSKKLKKLSAAILAVKEDLKDTEDESKREIVELKQILKQTSKELKMQEVIIEHFVPDDYLELIKKNSFWNEEIGEWELRCVAYTGNNMAKELPNDEEITFETRRPDFSHVYLTYKDKAQARSKSRTGKRT, from the exons ATGCAGCTGTTTTTGTGCAAAATCCAAACCCATCACATGTTGGTCCTCCAAAGACTTTCATGTTCGATTTGGTTTTTGATTCCGATTCGAAACAA gtttttGGTTAGTGTTTCTTACTTTGAAATTTACAATGAAGGCGTTTACGACTTGTTGAGTAAACATGTGTCTACTGAGTTGGAAGTAAAAGAGAGACCAGATGTTGGTGTGTATGTGAAAGATTTGTCAACATATGTGGTAAATAATGCAGATGATATGCACCAACTGCTGATGACTGGAAACAAAAATC gCGCCACTGCTGCAACAGCTATGAATTCTGAAAGTTCCCGGTCACATgctatattttcaattactatAGAAACTAGTCGACCTGACGTTACCGGCGAGTACCATGTCAAAGTTGGCAGACTTCGATTGGTTGACTTGGCA GGCTCCGAACGACAATCAAAAACAGGTGCTCTTGGTATAAGATTTAAAGAggcaacaaaaattaatttatccttATCAACTCTTGGAAATGTAATTTCTGCGTTGGTTGATGGCAAGTCTACTCACATTCCATATCGCAATTCAAAACTCACACGGATATTACAAGATTCTTTGGGAGGAAACTCGAAAACCGTTatg tgtGCTACTGTGGGACCAGCAGGTTTCAACTATGATGAAACTATTAGCACTTTACGATATGCCAACCGAGCCaagaatattcaaaatacatccAAAGCTAATGAAGATCCTAAGGAAGCATTGCTCAGACAATTTCAAATGGAAATTGAAGCTTTGAAAAAGCAAATAGATGATAGTAGTAAGGGTCTTAGTGAAGCAGACGATGATGGTGAGGAGGAAGGAGAAGAAGAAGGGCTGGTTGTCGGAGCTTCTGAAGAAGTAGCTAACGCAGTGCAGAGCAAACGTGAAGAATTGGATGCAGCACGCCAAGAAATGATTAGGTTAAAGGAGAAACTGGAGAATatggagaaaaaaataattgtgggTGGTGAGAATCTATTAGAGAAGTCTGTGGCACAAGAGAAGTTGTTAGAGGATTCAGCAAAAGAGCTATTAGATAGAAAATCTAGACAGATGAATTTAAACATGCGTTTACAAGAAGTGCAAGCTGAAAAGATGGATACTGAAGATAAATACAGTGGTCTACAAGAGAGATCAGGTGCATTAagtaagaaattgaaaaaattatcagcAGCTATTTTAGCTGTAAAAGAAGATCTAAAAGATACTGAAGACGAGAGCAAAAGAGAAATAGTGGAATTAAAACAGATTCTAAAACAGACATCCAAGGAGTTAAAGATGCAAGAAGTCATTATTGAGCATTTTGTCCCCGATGATTACTTG GAacttataaaaaagaattcaTTTTGGAACGAAGAAATTGGAGAATGGGAACTAAGATGTGTAGCATATACTGGGAATAACATGGCAAAAGAGTTACCCAATGATGAAGAAATTACGTTTGAG aCTCGCAGACCAGATTTTTCACATGTGTATCTGACTTACAAAGACAAAGCACAGGCCAGATCAAAGTCGAGAACTGGAAAACgaacttga
- the LOC100161661 gene encoding kinesin-like protein KIF3A isoform X1 has product MVYSAGEIENVRVAVRLRPLSKKEKSSGCVPVVVADPENAAVFVQNPNPSHVGPPKTFMFDLVFDSDSKQLDVYNEVARPIVDKVFDGFNGTIFAYGQTGTGKTFTMEGSHVSPELNGIIPNSFAHIFGHIAKAKEDVKFLVSVSYFEIYNEGVYDLLSKHVSTELEVKERPDVGVYVKDLSTYVVNNADDMHQLLMTGNKNRATAATAMNSESSRSHAIFSITIETSRPDVTGEYHVKVGRLRLVDLAGSERQSKTGALGIRFKEATKINLSLSTLGNVISALVDGKSTHIPYRNSKLTRILQDSLGGNSKTVMCATVGPAGFNYDETISTLRYANRAKNIQNTSKANEDPKEALLRQFQMEIEALKKQIDDSSKGLSEADDDGEEEGEEEGLVVGASEEVANAVQSKREELDAARQEMIRLKEKLENMEKKIIVGGENLLEKSVAQEKLLEDSAKELLDRKSRQMNLNMRLQEVQAEKMDTEDKYSGLQERSGALSKKLKKLSAAILAVKEDLKDTEDESKREIVELKQILKQTSKELKMQEVIIEHFVPDDYLELIKKNSFWNEEIGEWELRCVAYTGNNMAKELPNDEEITFETRRPDFSHVYLTYKDKAQARSKSRTGKRT; this is encoded by the exons ATG gtGTACAGCGCTGGAGAAATAGAAAATGTCCGCGTTGCAGTACGTTTGCGACCTTTAAGCAAAAAAGAGAAATCCTCAGGTTGTGTGCCCGTGGTAGTGGCCGATCCTGAGAATGCAGCTGTTTTTGTGCAAAATCCAAACCCATCACATGTTGGTCCTCCAAAGACTTTCATGTTCGATTTGGTTTTTGATTCCGATTCGAAACAA TTGGATGTGTATAATGAAGTGGCACGACCAATTGTTGACAAAGTTTTCGATGGCTTCAACGGAACAATATTTGCTTACGGACAGACTGGTACAGGCAAAACATTTACAATGGAAGGATCTCATGTATCTCCCGAGCTTAACGGAATAATTCCGAATTCATTTGCCCATATATTTGGTCATATTGCTAAAGCGAAGGAAGATGTTAA gtttttGGTTAGTGTTTCTTACTTTGAAATTTACAATGAAGGCGTTTACGACTTGTTGAGTAAACATGTGTCTACTGAGTTGGAAGTAAAAGAGAGACCAGATGTTGGTGTGTATGTGAAAGATTTGTCAACATATGTGGTAAATAATGCAGATGATATGCACCAACTGCTGATGACTGGAAACAAAAATC gCGCCACTGCTGCAACAGCTATGAATTCTGAAAGTTCCCGGTCACATgctatattttcaattactatAGAAACTAGTCGACCTGACGTTACCGGCGAGTACCATGTCAAAGTTGGCAGACTTCGATTGGTTGACTTGGCA GGCTCCGAACGACAATCAAAAACAGGTGCTCTTGGTATAAGATTTAAAGAggcaacaaaaattaatttatccttATCAACTCTTGGAAATGTAATTTCTGCGTTGGTTGATGGCAAGTCTACTCACATTCCATATCGCAATTCAAAACTCACACGGATATTACAAGATTCTTTGGGAGGAAACTCGAAAACCGTTatg tgtGCTACTGTGGGACCAGCAGGTTTCAACTATGATGAAACTATTAGCACTTTACGATATGCCAACCGAGCCaagaatattcaaaatacatccAAAGCTAATGAAGATCCTAAGGAAGCATTGCTCAGACAATTTCAAATGGAAATTGAAGCTTTGAAAAAGCAAATAGATGATAGTAGTAAGGGTCTTAGTGAAGCAGACGATGATGGTGAGGAGGAAGGAGAAGAAGAAGGGCTGGTTGTCGGAGCTTCTGAAGAAGTAGCTAACGCAGTGCAGAGCAAACGTGAAGAATTGGATGCAGCACGCCAAGAAATGATTAGGTTAAAGGAGAAACTGGAGAATatggagaaaaaaataattgtgggTGGTGAGAATCTATTAGAGAAGTCTGTGGCACAAGAGAAGTTGTTAGAGGATTCAGCAAAAGAGCTATTAGATAGAAAATCTAGACAGATGAATTTAAACATGCGTTTACAAGAAGTGCAAGCTGAAAAGATGGATACTGAAGATAAATACAGTGGTCTACAAGAGAGATCAGGTGCATTAagtaagaaattgaaaaaattatcagcAGCTATTTTAGCTGTAAAAGAAGATCTAAAAGATACTGAAGACGAGAGCAAAAGAGAAATAGTGGAATTAAAACAGATTCTAAAACAGACATCCAAGGAGTTAAAGATGCAAGAAGTCATTATTGAGCATTTTGTCCCCGATGATTACTTG GAacttataaaaaagaattcaTTTTGGAACGAAGAAATTGGAGAATGGGAACTAAGATGTGTAGCATATACTGGGAATAACATGGCAAAAGAGTTACCCAATGATGAAGAAATTACGTTTGAG aCTCGCAGACCAGATTTTTCACATGTGTATCTGACTTACAAAGACAAAGCACAGGCCAGATCAAAGTCGAGAACTGGAAAACgaacttga